A genomic window from Gambusia affinis linkage group LG16, SWU_Gaff_1.0, whole genome shotgun sequence includes:
- the trip11 gene encoding thyroid receptor-interacting protein 11, whose product MSSWLGGLGSGLGQSLGQVGGSLSSFTGQISNFTKDMLLEGVEEVGDAATELHVSNSKLAEVEAAFSTQKSEHDRLKKLQAELEEKLEASEIQIKQQSAEYRTLLQQKDVEISHLKARQSGLQEEVQKLQRSAQSAASSPAVLPVTTASLTDTSSSPSMFLTRPAGPHHGFQSDEMDISDVLWSQQEINRLSTEVMRLEEEVAHWRRMSQATTTTPGTGNGDQGEILKLQRIIKELRDEMSREVDEHQHELAALQDAQRQKLAEVTRRHREELAEYEERIEELEEQIRSGDGQVSSPSDSSKPPELQRNVQALQEAAERREKQLAELSASLEDAQRNQASLQLERDDALEENAGLLQNYSRLQASVAELQTRVQEQEGKALQKTQFEHEIQTLRNNLAAAEKEMERLRDFSEAEPREEVEHADILELNTIIGMLRQEKEVLEQEKLELQHRLTVAEEQMVCKNASLMESGEAESLQDLKAELERREKVLRATEEERDTLLSELEELDRQNQEATQHLITSKEQLSGQLKEAEEELIRTAAELSACKEQKGALERELETQREKTSQSAFTLNDLHMARQQLEQRVKELKDALGRANEQSREARREAAELKKTLQEREEQLAAAKAETAHGGESRTEEELAGKERELSNLRREMDEVRSSYEKGMSEEYEMKMANRRLKDEHENALRKLEELGKQLKENQAALNRTTREKDTRIEALKLEKNQLELELSQAERALSEQVKQYQQTIEELTRARSMDASALQTEHESAIKLNQEKDLEIAKLRRDVEQLASDHRDTNEMLSITVAGQKQLTDLLQEKDVFVETLKQNAADLQREMENRVSAMTKEVDVLKQAVDEKDKQLGGMKEESSHLKEEIDRLRDQQSRPQPLAEPKTLDIITELETEIAQLKSSRNALEDEVRSLKRTSEEQQASLQAQRSELERAAVRHQQTALDYDRLIQAKDEEITRLQQSVDQGHLPAFQGDVILQEDKTWSLNQDNGNEKHDLSKAEIEKLVRGIEEKETEIVQLNEKNLSLTRQLEQLAFSRDEVGKLSQMIRQKDLEIQALHARVSSGQDVLYLQQQLQAFAVEREQMLAVLNDKTRENGQLRSDYHRLVDVVAAKEAALVRLQQENQRLSDASDPSGSQEMFKETIQNLSRIIREKDIEIDALTQKCQTLVTVLQSMGGEADAPSGGVSSNQFEELLQERDTLKQQVKKMEEWKQQVITTVKNMQHESAQLHEELIKLQGQVSADSDCSSKLSVDYARLIQSYEQKEKRLGGLSLELAQVQQTISQLSNTKDVLLGKLDSVAQTPEAAAATAQSRGLNLTAEPRTQQTAEVLQAQLAEKENLIRTLQENNHRLSDAASASESEQRSQTEEVRQVRDRLESLQRSVREKDLLIKTKGDQLSQVSEALRNRENDNEVLKQAVTNLKERALILELDARKLKEENEQVAARSREKESEFRALQETNMQVSLLLREKEFELSAISEKAAMVERMLKDKELGKSGELNQLLNELKSMQEKAVMFQQERDQMMMALKQKQMETTALQSELQHTRDKEQRLNLELERLRNHLLEIEDSYTREALAAEDRETELRRRVALLDDKLATSSNAVENASQQASMQVESLQEQLSNVVKQRDDALLQLRTSQEQGRQYAVSLSNLQMVLEQFQQEEKAMYSAELEKHKKEKDEWKRKALLLEDQASALQLNLDEANAALDSASRLTDQIDQKEEQIEVLKKQVDVRQEMLEEAQKKLVNLLNSTEGKIDKVLMRNLFLGYFHTPKTKRADVLRLMGSVLGLNREQVDQILEDDARHGVGGWVSSWLGGRGAQSVPNTPQRPTSGQGLNSSFSEMFVKFLEMESTPSLPAPRLPVHDIKPLRAPPSGRTGGSSSGSAGAAAGIRRAGESNPFLAPRSAAVPLVAGSGPAGSGGHLLMKPITDALPTFTPVPVSAEASAGAVLKDLLKQ is encoded by the exons CACGACAGGCTGAAAAAACTTCaagcagagctggaggagaagctggaggCCTCGGAGATCCAGATTAAACAACAGTCTGCAGAATACAGAACCCTCCTGCAACAGAAAGAT GTGGAGATCAGCCACCTAAAAGCTCGACAAAGCGGCCTGCAGGAAGAAGTCCAGAAGCTGCAGCGGTCGGCGCAGTCGGCCGCCTCCTCTCCAGCGGTGCTGCCGGTGACCACCGCCTCCCTGACCGacacctcctcctctccttccatGTTCCTGACGCGCCCCGCAGGGCCTCATCACGGCTTCCAGAGCGACGAAATGGACATCAGCGACGTCCTTTGGTCGCAGCAGGAAATCAACAGGCTGTCCACAGAAGTGATGCGTCTAGAGGAAGAGGTGGCGCATTGGAGGAGAATGTCgcag gcaacaacaacaaccccaGGAACTGGTAATGGTGACCAGGGGGAGATTCTCAAACTACAAAGAATTATTAAG GAGTTACGGGACGAAATGAGCCGAGAGGTGGATGAACACCAGCATGAGCTGGCGGCTCTGCAGGACGCCCAGCGGCAAAAGCTGGCGGAGGTTACGCGCCGCCACAGAGAGGAGCTCGCCGAGTACGAGGAGAGGatagaggagctggaggagcagatTCGCAGCG GGGACGGTCAGGTCAGCTCTCCGTCGGATTCCTCCAAACCGCCCGAGCTCCAGAGAAACGTCCAGGCTCTGCAGGAAGCAGCGGAGCGGCGCGAGAAGCAGCTGGCCGAGCTGTCTGCCAGTCTGGAGGACGCGCAGAGGAACCAGGCCTCCCTGCAGCTGGAGAGGGACGACGCCCTGGAGGAGAACGCGGGGCTGCTGCAGAACTACTCGCGCCTGCAGGCCTCCGTGGCTGAACTCCAAACACGAGTCCAGGAGCAGGAGGGGAAGGCTCTGCAAAAAACCCAGTTTGAGCACGAGATTCAGACGCTTCGAAATAACTTAGCAG ctgcagaaaaagaaatggagagACTCAGGGACTTTTCCGAG GCAGAGCCAAGAGAAGAGGTTGAGCATGCAGACATCTTGGAACTGAACACCATTATAGGAATGTTGAGGCAAGAAAAGGAAGTCCTAGAACAAGAAAag CTTGAGCTGCAACACAGACTGACGGTAGCCGAGGAGCAAATGGTTTGCAAAAATGCATCGCTGATGGAGTCTGGTGAGGCGGAGTCCCTGCAGGATCTGAAGGCGGAGCTTGAGAGGAGAGAGAAGGTCCTGAGAGCCACCGAGGAGGAGCGGGACACCCTCCTGTCGGAGCTGGAGGAGTTGGACCGGCAGAACCAGGAAGCAACACAG CATTTGATCACCTCAAAGGAGCAGCTCTCTGGTCAGTTGAAGGAAGCTGAGGAGGAGCTGATCAGAACGGCCGCAGAGCTCAGCGCCTGCAAGGAGCAGAAAGGAGCGCTGGAACGAGAGCTGGAGACCCAAAGAGAGAAAACGAGCCAAAGTGCGTTCACCCTCAATGACCTCCACATGGCCAGACAGCAGCTGGAACAGAGGGTGAAGGAGCTGAAGGACGCGTTGGGACGTGCGAACGAGCAGAGCCGGGAAGCGAGGCGAGAAGCGGCCGAGCTGAAGAAGACCCTGCAGGAGCGAGAGGAGCAGCTAGCCGCTGCTAAAGCAGAGACGGCTCATGGTGGAGAGAGTCGGACGGAGGAGGAGCTGgcagggaaggagagggagcTGTCGAACCTCAGGAGAGAAATGGATGAAGTGAGGAGTTCCTACGAGAAGGGGATGTCTGAAGAGTATGAGATGAAGATGGCGAACCGGAGGTTGAAGGACGAGCATGAGAACGCTTTGAGGAAGTTAGAGGAGCTAGGCAAGcagctgaaagaaaaccagGCCGCTCTAAACAGGACAACAAGGGAGAAAGACACTCGTATCGAAGCGCTCAAGCTGGAGAAGAACCAACTCGAACTGGAGCTGTCGCAGGCTGAGAGAGCGCTGTCAGAGCAGGTGAAACAGTACCAGCAGACCATCGAGGAGCTGACCCGAGCCAGATCCATGGACGCCTCGGCGTTGCAAACCGAGCACGAGTCGGCCATCAAGCTAAACCAGGAGAAAGACCTGGAGATCGCCAAGCTGAGGCGAGACGTGGAGCAGCTGGCGTCGGACCACAGAGACACCAACGAGATGCTCTCGATCACCGTCGCGGGGCAGAAGCAGCTGACGGACTTGCTGCAAGAGAAGGATGTCTTTGTGGAAACTTTGAAACAGAACGCGGCGGATTTACAGAGGGAGATGGAGAACAGGGTGTCAGCCATGACCAAAGAGGTAGACGTCCTCAAACAAGCGGTGGACGAAAAGGATAAGCAGCTGGGAGGGATGAAGGAGGAGAGCAGCCATCTGAAAGAGGAGATCGATCGGCTGAGGGATCAGCAGAGCAGACCACAACCACTGGCCGAACCCAAGACTCTGGACATCATCACCGAGCTGGAGACGGAGATCGCCCAGCTGAAGTCCTCCAGGAACGCGCTGGAAGACGAAGTCCGGTCGCTGAAGAGAACCTCGGAGGAGCAGCAGGCGTCTCTGCAGGCTCAGCGGAGCGAGCTGGAACGGGCCGCCGTTCGCCACCAGCAGACGGCGCTCGACTACGACAGACTCATTCAAGCCAAAGACGAAGAGATAACCCGCCTCCAGCAGAGCGTGGACCAGGGTCACCTCCCGGCGTTCCAGGGAGATGTCATCCTCCAGGAGGACAAGACGTGGTCTCTCAATCAGGACAACGGCAACGAGAAGCACGACCTGTCCAAGGCCGAGATAGAGAAGCTGGTGCGCGGCATCGAGGAGAAAGAAACCGAGATCGTCCAGCTGAACGAGAAAAACCTCTCGCTCACCAGGCAGCTGGAACAGCTGGCGTTCTCTCGCGACGAAGTGGGCAAACTCTCCCAAATGATCCGGCAGAAAGATCTGGAGATCCAAGCGCTCCACGCCCGGGTCTCGTCGGGTCAGGACGTCCTCtacctccagcagcagctgcaggcgtTCGCTGTGGAGCGCGAGCAGATGTTGGCCGTGCTCAACGACAAGACGAGGGAGAACGGGCAGCTGCGGTCCGACTACCACCGCCTGGTGGACGTCGTGGCCGCAAAGGAAGCCGCCCTGGTGAGGCTGCAGCAGGAGAACCAGCGGCTCTCCGACGCAAGCGACCCCTCGGGGAGCCAGGAGATGTTCAAGGAGACCATCCAGAACCTGTCCCGCATCATCAGGGAGAAAGACATCGAGATCGACGCTTTGACTCAGAAGTGCCAGACCTTGGTGACCGTCTTGCAGTCGATGGGAGGGGAGGCCGACGCCCCGTCCGGCGGCGTCAGCAGCAACCAGTTTGAGGAGCTTCTTCAGGAGAGGGACACGCTGAAGCAGCAGGTGAAGAAGATGGAGGAGTGGAAGCAGCAGGTGATCACCACCGTCAAGAACATGCAGCACGAGTCGGCGCAGCTTCACGAGGAGCTGATCAAGCTGCAGGGCCAGGTGTCCGCCGACAGCGACTGCAGCTCCAAGCTGTCCGTCGACTACGCCCGACTGATCCAGAGCTACGAGCAGAAGGAGAAGAGGCTGGGAGGTTTGAGTCTGGAGCTGGCGCAGGTCCAGCAGACCATCAGTCAGCTCAGCAACACCAAGGACGTGCTGCTGGGGAAGCTGGATAGCGTTGCGCAGACTCCCGAGGCCGCAGCGGCGACCGCCCAATCGAGAGGTCTCAATCTAACGGCCGAGCCCCGAACCCAACAGACCGCTGAAGTTCTGCAAGCGCAGCTGGCTGAGAAAGAAAACCTAATCAGGACCCTTCAGGAGAACAACCACCGGCTCTCCGACGCGGCGTCCGCCTCAGAGAGCGAGCAGAGGAGTCAGACCGAGGAGGTCCGCCAGGTCCGGGACAGACTGGAGTCCCTGCAGAGGTCGGTGAGGGAGAAAGACCTGCTCATAAAAACCAAAGGAGACCAGCTGAGCCAAGTGAGCGAGGCGCTGCGCAACCGCGAGAACGACAACGAGGTATTGAAGCAGGCCGTGACCAACCTGAAGGAGCGGGCGCTCATCCTGGAATTGGACGCAAGGAAGCTGAAGGAGGAGAACGAGCAGGTGGCGGCGCGCTCTCGGGAGAAGGAGTCGGAGTTCAGGGCTCTGCAGGAAACAAACATGCAGGTTTCGCTTCTGCTCAGAGAGAAGGAGTTTGAGCTGAGCGCGATAAGCGAGAAGGCCGCCATGGTGGAGCGAATGCTCAAAGACAAAGAGCTG GGTAAATCCGGTGAACTGAACCAGCTTCTGAACGAACTGAAGTCCATGCAGGAGAAAGCGGTGATGTTCCAGCAGGAGAGGGATCAGATGATGATGGCGCTGAAGCAGAAGCAAATGGAGACCACAGCTCTACAGTCTGAG ctgcagcacacGAGGGATAAAGAGCAGCGGCTCAACCTGGAGCTGGAGAGGCTGCGCAACCACCTGCTGGAGATCGAAGACTCCTACACCAGGGAAGCCCTGGCTGCGGAGGACCGGGAGACGGAGCTGCGCAGGCGGGTGGCGCTGCTGGATGACAAACTGGCCACGTCGTCGAATGCTGTGGAAAACGCCAG CCAACAGGCCAGCATGCAGGTGGAGTCTCTCCAGGAACAGCTGAGCAACGTGGTGAAGCAGAGGGACGACGCACTTTTACAACTCAGAACCTCTCAGGAACAAGGCAGGCAGTATGCAGTGTCGCTCTCAAACCTGCAGATGGTGCTAGAGCAATTCCAGCAAG AGGAGAAAGCCATGTACTCTGCAGAGCTGGAGAAGCACAAAAAGGAGAAGGACGAGTGGAAGAGAAAAGCTCTCCTGCTTGAAGACCAAGCATCTGCTCTGCAG CTGAACCTGGACGAAGCCAACGCTGCTCTAGATTCGGCGTCTCGCCTCACAGATCAGATCGATCAGAAAGAGGAGCAAATCGAAGTGCTAAAGAAGCAAG tggaTGTGAGGCAGGAGATGCTGGAGGAGGCACAAAAGAAACTCGTGAACCTTCTCAACAGCACAGAAGGAAAGATAGACAA GGTTCTGATGCGCAACCTGTTTTTGGGCTACTTTCACACGCCTAAGACGAAGCGGGCCGATGTGCTGAGGCTCATGGGAAGTGTGTTGGGACTGAACAGAGAACAAGTTGATCAG ATATTGGAGGACGACGCCCGGCACGGTGTTGGCGGATGGGTATCGAGTTGGCTCGGAGGCAGAGGAGCGCAGAGTGTGCCGAATACGCCACAGAGGCCCACCAGTGGCCAGGGGCTGAACTCG TCTTTCTCCGAGATGTTTGTGAAGTTCTTGGAGATGGAGTCGACACCGTCGCTCCCGGCGCCGAGGCTCCCGGTCCACGACATCAAGCCTCTGCGCGCACCGCCGTCTGGGAGAACCGGTGGCTCCTCTTCAGGCTCCGCGG GAGCTGCGGCTGGCATCAGGAGAGCCGGTGAATCCAACCCGTTCCTGGCTCCTCGTTCTGCTGCGGTGCCGCTGGTGGCCGGTTCTGGCCCCGCCGGCTCAGGGGGTCACCTGCTGATGAAGCCCATCACTGACGCTCTGCCCACCTTCACCCCTGTGCCTGTCTCAGCTGAGGCCAGCGCCGGAGCCGTGCTCAAAGACTTGCTAAAGCAGTGA